A single genomic interval of Sphingomonas faeni harbors:
- a CDS encoding FadR/GntR family transcriptional regulator, producing the protein MTDAPAAPLRIRRRPRLAEAVVEDLVKAIVTETYPAGTALPPEGMLGDMYGVSRTVIREATMALTEKGLLVSQQGRGTIVREASTWDMLDPLVLASLFQREDGLAYLDNLCTIRSLLEGAMASKAAKLRTSETIAELGCQMEKLKKLIPHPAAYVHEDVAFHDIIMRMSGDKLSKAVIDGLQSEALRNHGYSGKLNVDHVRATHAAHERIHVAIIEGDAEAAGNAMRDHIETSWARRRAARKPQR; encoded by the coding sequence ATGACCGATGCACCTGCCGCGCCCTTGCGCATTCGGCGCCGTCCCCGACTCGCGGAAGCGGTCGTCGAGGATCTGGTTAAGGCGATCGTCACTGAAACCTATCCAGCGGGCACCGCGCTGCCGCCAGAGGGCATGTTGGGTGACATGTACGGCGTCAGCCGCACGGTAATCCGCGAAGCGACGATGGCGCTGACGGAAAAGGGCTTGCTCGTATCGCAGCAGGGGCGCGGCACCATCGTTCGCGAGGCGAGTACATGGGACATGCTCGATCCTCTGGTTCTCGCGTCGTTGTTCCAGCGCGAGGACGGCCTCGCCTATCTCGACAATCTCTGCACGATCCGATCGCTCCTCGAAGGCGCGATGGCCTCAAAGGCCGCCAAACTGCGGACATCCGAAACGATCGCCGAACTCGGGTGCCAGATGGAAAAGCTGAAGAAGCTCATCCCGCACCCCGCCGCCTACGTTCATGAGGACGTCGCCTTTCACGACATCATCATGCGCATGTCGGGCGACAAGCTCAGCAAGGCCGTGATCGACGGCCTCCAGTCCGAAGCGCTCCGAAACCACGGCTATAGTGGCAAGCTGAACGTTGACCATGTCCGTGCCACGCATGCCGCACACGAACGCATCCATGTCGCCATCATTGAAGGCGATGCCGAGGCCGCGGGCAACGCCATGCGCGACCATATCGAGACGTCTTGGGCGCGCCGCCGCGCCGCCCGCAAACCACAACGCTGA